A stretch of DNA from Pseudomonadales bacterium:
GTGCACGATCAGGGAGATGGCGGCGGCCTGAAAGCTCTGCCCCGCCAGTTGCGGATTACGCTCGGTGGCGGCGGGGGGCAGTGCAGCACCCAGACTGTGGGTGAACTGGACGGCCGCTTTTTCGATGTGGAGGCCGTCTTCCAGGACGCGAGGCCGGGACAGGGCGCCGCCGGGGCCGGGCAGATCCTCCCTGCGGAAGGTGTTACGGGTGTCGAGCGCTTCCAGCGTTTCGACAATCCGATCCTGCAGGCTCATGAAGTAGCTGCGCACGGCGCTTATGTCGGGGGGCATGTTATTCATCGTCCTGGTGATCTGCTTTGCTGGTCATCTTTCGAGTGCTCTGGTGCGGCTGCCGCACCGGACGCTTAGTGTAGCCGCCCGCGACAACTTACATCACCGAATACCCGTTATGCCGAGAAATCCGCATGATCCGGGTCTGTATCGTTGTAACATCTGGTCCGGTCAGCAACTGGCTGCCATTGGAAACGGGATACGACTGAGAAAGCACACTGAATGCCAGGAAGAACAATTGGCAATAGGGCAGTCTGCCGTGACAGCTGAAGCAACCGGGCCGCCGGGTTCGCTGCCTGCGCTGTTTGCGCGGTCTGTCGAACGCTGGCCGCAAAGCCCGGCAGTGCGCGCAGGCGAAAAGGAACTCAACTATCGGCAGCTCCAGGAGGAGGTGCAGCACCTGGCCCGCGGATTGCGCGGCCTGGGTGTGGTATCCGGCGACCGGGTCGCCGTGTTTCTGCCGAAGCGGATAGAGACCGTGGTGTCGATGCTGGCCGTGCTTGCCGCCGATGCGGTGCTCGTGCCGGTCAATCCTGCACTGAAGCCGGCCCAGGTCGAGCACATTCTCCGCAACTGCACACCCAGAGTTCTGATCACACTGGAAGATCGTGCCGGAGGGCTTGCCCATTATCTGGATTCGGAAGCGCCGGGCCCCGTGGTGGTGAGAGTTGATTCACCCTCGGGTCCGGAGCGTCGCGATGGCAATGCCTGGGTGGCACTCAACCGTACCGGTACGGGCGGGGAGGAAAATTTCCAGCTCGCCTCACCCCTTGCAGCACTGCTTTATACCTCCGGCACCACCGGTCTGCCGAAAGGCGTGATGGTCAGCCACAGCAATCTGGCTTTCGGTGTAGACAGCGTGGTGACGTATCTCGGAATCGATCACACCGATCGAATCCTCTGTTCGTTGCCGTTCAGTTTTGACTACGGCCTGAATCAGTTGCTCAGTGCGGTGGCTGTGGGAGCCTGTGCGGTGCTTCTGGATTACTTCCACGCGCAACAGGTGCTGCGTACCGTGGAGAGCGAACGCATTACGGCACTTGCGGGTGTACCGACGATGTGGGTGCAGCTCGCCGCCCAGGAATGGCCGCGCGATGTTGCCCGCAGTCTGCGCTATATCACCAATTCCGGTGACCGGCTGCCGCCGCGCACCCTCGCCATCCTGAGAGACCGGCTCCCCGATGCGCGCATATTCCTGATGTATGGTTTCACCGAAGCGTTCCGCGGCGCTTTTCTCGATCCGCAGCTGCTCGACACCCACGCGGACTCCATCGGTAAACCGGTGCCCCATTCGCAATTCGACATTATCGATGACTCGGGCGAGAGTCTGCCGCCCGGAGAAGTGGGAGAACTCGTGCAGCGGGGACCGCTGGTAACCTGCGGCTACTGGCAGGACGCGATGAAAACCGGCGCCAAGTTTGCGCCGACGAAATCCGATGGTCTGCATGCGGACTGGGTGCGATCGGGGGACCTTGCCTGGCGTGATGAAGACGGCTTCTACTACTTCATGGGTCGGGTCGACCATCTGATCAAGACCGCCGGCTATCGTGTCAGTCGGACCGAAGTCGAGGAGGTGCTGCACAGCAGCGGTCTGGTGCTGGATGCCGCGGTGGTCGGCAGACCGCATCCGGTGTGGGGCAGTCAGGTCATCGCCTTTGTGTCCGCACCCGCCGGTGGCACGGTCGATGTGGAGGCACTCCTGCAGCATTGCCGCCGCAACCTCCCCAGATACATGGTGCCGAATCAGGTGGGTCTGCTCGCAGAAGTTCCGAAGACGGCCAACGCCAAGATCGACTATGAATCACTGCGCGACAGGCATTGTGACTGAGCCGATCGGCAACTGACGCCCTGCCTGCTGCAGATGCTCGGGAACAGACTCCGTCCGTGCTGCTGGCAACTGGTGTCATCGGCTCAGGTTCGGTAAGCAGGGCAGGGCGCCCAGGCGCGAAATTTCTCTAGTAGGAGTGCACGGGCAGATCCGCCACGTGATAGTTGCGGGCGATGCTGTCGCTCACCGTGGAAAAGCGGAAGTCCTGCAGCAGCCGCACCAGCCGGCTGCGGCACTTCTCGAGATTGTTGTAGTGACGGAAGCGGGAGAAGGCACCGGCATCGATGCGTGGCTGCTCCGGATCGATTTCCCAGGGGTGCAGATAGAACATGAAGGGCCGGTGCTGTGCATTGACCCGCCGGGCCAGCATGCGGCTCAGGGCGTAGGGGTACAGACGGAAGTAGCCGCCTCCGGAGACCGGCAGGGTCAAGCCGGCGACCTTCAGGGTGGAGATGGGAAATTCCAGCAGCTCACCGCCGCCGTCAAGCTGCAGGCGATGGGGGTAGATCGGACCCCCTGCCAGCCCGTACAGGTCGTGGCGGATGGGGAAGATGCTCGAATCCGTGCGGAAGCCGCACTCGTAAAGAATATCGAGCGCCCACAGGGATTGTGCGGTAATCGAATAGCTCGCCGCGCGATAGGAGGTGATCGGCGTACCGGTGAGATCCTCGAGCAGTGCTTTCGAGCGCCGGGTTTCCTCACGGAATTCCGCCGGGTCCTGGCGATAGATGAGCCTGTGGCTGTAGCCGTGGCTGGCCACTTCGTGACCGGCGGCGGCGATGGCCTTCACCAGATCCGGTTCCCGCTCCGCCACCCAGCCGAGCACGTAGAAGGTTGCCCTGGTGCCGGCTTCACTGAGCAGATCGAGGAGCCCGCGGGTGTTGGCGTCGACGCGCCGCGGCCGGTCGTTCCAGGATGCGCGATCGATGGCGGCATCGAAGGCGGCCACATGGAAATAGTCTTCCACATCGAAGGAAAGGGCGTTGACGATCGAGGCCGTGCTGACGGTGGTTGCATCCATGCGCGTGGCATACTACCCGCATTCAGCAGGAATGTTGTGAGCGGCCGGTCAACAAATCGCCTCAGTTTGTCGGCACGCCGCCGTCCCGATCCGATGGCAGTGGGCCGTCTGCCCTTTGTCGCGGCCAATCCTGGGATGAAATGTCATCAATCTGGTCATTCGTGCCGTCGACACTGGCAGACGCCGAATCCTGTGGCACACAGATTCATGCACAGAAATACAAATTGAGCCTTGAGGTTGCCGGTGCGGAGTCCGTAGGCTGCGACTTTCGTATGGAGAGGCAGCGCGTGAGCGGTCACGAAACCATCGTCAGACATGATGTCATTGAACCCGGCAGCGATCGCAGCTTCGGCCTGATCGTGGGCGGCATTCTCGCCGCGATCGGCGCCTACCAGTACTGGTCGGGCAACAGTCTGTATCCCTGGTTCGCGGGTATCGGGACTGTGTTAGTCGCCGGGGGACTGATCCTGCCGCGGGCTTTACACCCGCTCAACCTGGCGTGGACTCACTTAGGTGTGCTGCTCGGGCGCATCGTTACACCCGTGGTCATGTTTCTGGTGTACCTGGTGTCCATCGTGCCGATCGGCCTGATCCTGCGCGCATCGGGTAAGGACCTGCTCAGACTCAAGCGCAAAGCCGCCCATGAGAGTTACTGGATCGAGCGAACCCCGCCGGGTCCGCCCCCGGAAAGCCTGAAAGATCAGTTTTAGAGCGAGGAAACACTATGTCGTTTGTGCGTGAGCTGTGGAAATTCATGCGGGTGCGGAAGAAATTCTGGCTGGCCCCGATTCTGCTGGTACTGGCCCTGTTTGGCGGACTCATCGTGTTGACGCAAGGCTCCGCGGTCGCACCATTCATCTACACCCTGTTCTAAACAGGCTAAGGGCAGTCCCAGATGCAGGTTCTCGGAATCTCCGCGTTTTATCACGACAGCGCGGCGGCACTGATTCGCGACGGTGAAATCGTCGCTGCCGCCCAGGAAGAGCGTTTCACGCGCAAGAAGCACGACAGTGGTTTCCCGCAACATGCGATTGAATACTGCCTGCGTGAAGCGGGCTGCACGCTTGGGGAGATCGATCATGTCGCCTTCTACGACAAACCCTTCCTGAAGTTCGAGCGGCTGCTGGAAACTTACCTCGCCTTCGCACCGAAGGGCTTTCGATCATTCAATCTGTCGGTACCCGTCTGGCTGCGGGAAAAGCTGTTCCAGAAAAGTCTGCTGATCGATGAATTCAAAAAATTCGATGAAGCGACGAACTGGGAGGACAAACTGCTCTTCTCTGAGCACCACCTCAGCCATGCGGCTTCCGCATTTTATCCGTCACCTTTCGAGGAAGCCGTGGTGCTCACGATGGATGGCGTCGGGGAGTGGGCGACCACCTCGGTCGCCATTGGCTCGGGCAACAAACTCGAGGTGCGCAAGGAAATCCACTTCCCCCACTCTCTGGGGCTGCTGTATTCGGCTTTCACGTACTACACCGGTTTCAAGGTCAATTCCGGGGAATACAAGCTCATGGGTCTGGCGCCCTACGGGGCACCGAAATATGTCGATCTGATCTATAAGCATCTGGTCGACGTGAAAGAGGATGGTTCCTTCTGGTTGAATCAGGATTACTTCAATTACTGCACCGGCCTGACCATGACCAACGACCGCTTCGCCGAAATATTCGGTGAACCGGCACGGCTGGCTGAAGGTCGGCTGACCCAGTTCCACATGGACGTGGCGGCCTCCATTCAACAGGTCACCGAAGATGTGGTGCTGAAAATCGTCAATGCACTCGCGAGAGAGTACGACTGCCCGAATCTGTGCCTTGCTGGCGGGGTGGCGCTCAACTGTGTGGCGAACGGCAAGGTGGAAGCAGCTGGCGGATTCAGGAACCTCTGGGTGCAGCCGGCCAGCGGAGATGCCGGGGGATCGCTGGGGGCGGCATTAACCACCTACTATCATCACCTCGGCAAGCCGCGAACGGTCGATCACAAGGCCCTCGATGCGATGTCCGGCAGCTATCTGGGGCCGGAGTATTCCCAGAGCGAGATCGAACAGGCCCTGACAGGCGCCGGGGCGAAATTCAGTGTGTTGCCCGAAGCAGAAATGATTGCAACCTGTGCAGCCGCCATTGCAGAAGACAAAGTCATCGGCTGGATGCAGGGGCGCATGGAGTTCGGGCCGCGGGCCCTCGGCGGGCGATCCATCATAGGCAGCGCGGTGTCTGCCAGTGCGCAGAAGCAGATCAATCTCAAGATCAAGTACCGGGAGAGCTTCCGGCCCTTCGCACCATCGGTGTTGCGTGAAAAGGTCGGCGAGTGGTTCGAGCTGGATGGCGACAGTCCGTACATGCTGCTCGTGAAGGATGTGACCGACGAGCGCCGGATTCCGATGAGTGACGAACAGAAAGAGCTGTTCGGTATCGAAAAGCTCAATGTGGCCCGCTCGACGATTCCCGCGGTAACACACGTCGACTACTCGGCCCGGATTCAAACCGTGCACGCCGAAACCAATCCCCGCTACCACGAGCTGATCCGCAAGGTGGACGAACTTACCGGTGTGCCGGTGGTGGTGAATACCTCGTTCAATGTGCGTGGGGAACCCATCGTGTGCACACCGGAAGATGCGTTCCGCTGCTTCATGGGTACGGAAATGGACGTGCTGGCGGTTGGCAACTGTGTGCTGCACAAGGCGGATCAGGACCCGGCACTGAAGATCGATTACAAGGATGCGTTCGAGCTGGATTGACGGCCGTCGCAGGCGCCTGGCAATTTGCCGGTCGGGTACGCCCGTACCCCCCGACCGACGCAGGATGCAGGGCGCCCGGCTCAGCCGACTTCTTCGAGTTCCACCAGTGTGCCGAATGCATCCTTGGGATGCAGGAAGACCACCGGTAAGCCATGGGCACCGATGCTCGGTTTGCCATCCCCCAGTACGGTCAAGCCTTCCGCGGTCAGCTTGCTGATTGCCGCATGGATGTCCGTGACTTCATAGCAGACATGGTGCATGCCGCCCTTCGGATTGCTGTCGAGAAATTTCGCGACCGGTGATTTCTCCCCGAGCGGATGCAGCAGTTCGATCTTGGTGTTCGGCAGATTCACGAACACAGTGGTAACCCCCTGTGCGGGCAGGTCTTTCGGCTCCGAGACATCGGCGCCAAAGCTGGTTCGATAGAGGTCGGCCGCCGCGGCCAGATCCGGCACCACGATGGCCACGTGATTGAGTTTTCCGATCATGGAGTTACCTGTTTTTACCTGGAATCATCTGCAGGATGCTGCTGGCAGCATCCAGAATATTGGTGCCGGGTCCGAAAATGCCGCTGACGCCGCAATCGTAGAGGAACTGATAGTCGCGCTTCGGAATCACGCCGCCCACCACGACCACTGTGTCTTCGCAGCCCGCCTGTTTGAGCTGTTCGATGAGTTCCGGCACGATGGTGCGATGCGCCCCTGCCAGTGTTGACACACCCACCACATGCACGTCGAGTTCGGCCGCGCGCCGGGCGGCTTCGGCGGGAGACTGGAAGAGCTCGCTGAGTGTTACGGCAAAGCCGGTATCGTTGAAGGCGCTGGAAATCGCCTTGGCACCGCGATCGTGGCCGTCCTGGCCTATCTTCACTACGAATATGCCGGGTTTTCTGCCTTCGAGTTCGGTGAACAGCTTGATCTCTTCCTGTACCCGGGTGTAGCCGGGGTCATCACCGTAGGCTTCGTTGAAAATACC
This window harbors:
- a CDS encoding DUF3473 domain-containing protein, which produces MDATTVSTASIVNALSFDVEDYFHVAAFDAAIDRASWNDRPRRVDANTRGLLDLLSEAGTRATFYVLGWVAEREPDLVKAIAAAGHEVASHGYSHRLIYRQDPAEFREETRRSKALLEDLTGTPITSYRAASYSITAQSLWALDILYECGFRTDSSIFPIRHDLYGLAGGPIYPHRLQLDGGGELLEFPISTLKVAGLTLPVSGGGYFRLYPYALSRMLARRVNAQHRPFMFYLHPWEIDPEQPRIDAGAFSRFRHYNNLEKCRSRLVRLLQDFRFSTVSDSIARNYHVADLPVHSY
- the mce gene encoding methylmalonyl-CoA epimerase; the encoded protein is MIGKLNHVAIVVPDLAAAADLYRTSFGADVSEPKDLPAQGVTTVFVNLPNTKIELLHPLGEKSPVAKFLDSNPKGGMHHVCYEVTDIHAAISKLTAEGLTVLGDGKPSIGAHGLPVVFLHPKDAFGTLVELEEVG
- a CDS encoding carbamoyltransferase, which codes for MQVLGISAFYHDSAAALIRDGEIVAAAQEERFTRKKHDSGFPQHAIEYCLREAGCTLGEIDHVAFYDKPFLKFERLLETYLAFAPKGFRSFNLSVPVWLREKLFQKSLLIDEFKKFDEATNWEDKLLFSEHHLSHAASAFYPSPFEEAVVLTMDGVGEWATTSVAIGSGNKLEVRKEIHFPHSLGLLYSAFTYYTGFKVNSGEYKLMGLAPYGAPKYVDLIYKHLVDVKEDGSFWLNQDYFNYCTGLTMTNDRFAEIFGEPARLAEGRLTQFHMDVAASIQQVTEDVVLKIVNALAREYDCPNLCLAGGVALNCVANGKVEAAGGFRNLWVQPASGDAGGSLGAALTTYYHHLGKPRTVDHKALDAMSGSYLGPEYSQSEIEQALTGAGAKFSVLPEAEMIATCAAAIAEDKVIGWMQGRMEFGPRALGGRSIIGSAVSASAQKQINLKIKYRESFRPFAPSVLREKVGEWFELDGDSPYMLLVKDVTDERRIPMSDEQKELFGIEKLNVARSTIPAVTHVDYSARIQTVHAETNPRYHELIRKVDELTGVPVVVNTSFNVRGEPIVCTPEDAFRCFMGTEMDVLAVGNCVLHKADQDPALKIDYKDAFELD
- a CDS encoding AMP-binding protein; protein product: MTAEATGPPGSLPALFARSVERWPQSPAVRAGEKELNYRQLQEEVQHLARGLRGLGVVSGDRVAVFLPKRIETVVSMLAVLAADAVLVPVNPALKPAQVEHILRNCTPRVLITLEDRAGGLAHYLDSEAPGPVVVRVDSPSGPERRDGNAWVALNRTGTGGEENFQLASPLAALLYTSGTTGLPKGVMVSHSNLAFGVDSVVTYLGIDHTDRILCSLPFSFDYGLNQLLSAVAVGACAVLLDYFHAQQVLRTVESERITALAGVPTMWVQLAAQEWPRDVARSLRYITNSGDRLPPRTLAILRDRLPDARIFLMYGFTEAFRGAFLDPQLLDTHADSIGKPVPHSQFDIIDDSGESLPPGEVGELVQRGPLVTCGYWQDAMKTGAKFAPTKSDGLHADWVRSGDLAWRDEDGFYYFMGRVDHLIKTAGYRVSRTEVEEVLHSSGLVLDAAVVGRPHPVWGSQVIAFVSAPAGGTVDVEALLQHCRRNLPRYMVPNQVGLLAEVPKTANAKIDYESLRDRHCD
- a CDS encoding DUF5989 family protein, encoding MSFVRELWKFMRVRKKFWLAPILLVLALFGGLIVLTQGSAVAPFIYTLF
- a CDS encoding SxtJ family membrane protein, whose translation is MSGHETIVRHDVIEPGSDRSFGLIVGGILAAIGAYQYWSGNSLYPWFAGIGTVLVAGGLILPRALHPLNLAWTHLGVLLGRIVTPVVMFLVYLVSIVPIGLILRASGKDLLRLKRKAAHESYWIERTPPGPPPESLKDQF